In Niveispirillum cyanobacteriorum, the following proteins share a genomic window:
- the rbfA gene encoding 30S ribosome-binding factor RbfA, which produces MSKRRDGGHAAKGPSQRQLRVGEEIRHILADIFRRGEFRDPELMDLNVTVSEVRISPDLKNATAFVMPLGGSKPELVAALNRASAFLRTQVAHEMRLPYAPRLSFQLDTSFDYAEKIDRILHDPHVARDMTGIVNTGNDAEEDEEEGGDQNHGA; this is translated from the coding sequence ATGAGCAAACGACGCGACGGCGGCCATGCCGCCAAGGGACCCAGCCAGCGCCAGTTGCGCGTGGGCGAGGAAATCCGCCACATCCTGGCCGATATTTTCCGCCGCGGGGAATTCCGCGATCCCGAACTGATGGACCTGAATGTCACCGTGTCGGAAGTGCGCATCAGCCCCGACCTGAAGAACGCCACCGCCTTCGTCATGCCGCTGGGCGGGTCGAAGCCGGAACTGGTGGCGGCACTGAACCGCGCCTCGGCCTTCCTGCGCACCCAGGTGGCGCATGAAATGCGCCTGCCCTATGCCCCGCGCCTGTCCTTCCAGCTGGATACCAGCTTCGATTACGCGGAAAAGATCGACCGTATCCTGCACGACCCGCATGTCGCCCGCGACATGACGGGCATCGTCAATACCGGCAATGATGCCGAAGAGGACGAGGAAGAGGGCGGGGACCAGAACCATGGCGCGTAA